The Anaerolineales bacterium nucleotide sequence TCCTGCTGGCGACGCTGGCCCTCTTCCTGATGGCGATCTTCCCGGCGCCGACGTTGCGCCTGATCACCGGTTTGGCCCGGGTGCTGCCGGCGGGCCCGGCTGCCAAGGTCAGCGGGTTCTTTGAGCGCTTCCTGCAAGGACTGGCATTCATGCGCTCGCCGATCGACGTCTTGATGGTGCTGCTGACTTCGGTGGTGATCTGGCTGCTGGAAACCGGCAAGTATTGGTTTGTTATGCACGCCTTCAACTTCCGCCTGAGCTTCTTCGCCTTGATGCTGATGAACGGCGTGGTCAACCTCGCGACCACGATTCCTTCGGCGCCGGGATATCTGGGCACCTTCGATGCCCCGGGGATCGCGGTGCTGCAGGCGTATGGCATTCCAGCCAACATTGCTGCCGGCTACACGCTGGTGCTGCATGCCGCCCTCTGGCTGCCGGTCACGTTGCTGGGTCTGTACTTCATGGCTCGCTACAGCCTGAGTCTGCGCAAGGTGCGGGCCGAGATGGCCCAGGAGCCCCCGACATGAAGGTCGCCGTCATCGGCGCCGGCGCCGGCGGGCTGAGCGCCGCCTACGATCTGGTGGCAGCCGGGGCACAGGTCACGGTCTTCGAGGCGGCAGACCAGGTGGGCGGCCTGGCGGCTGGGTTCAGGCTGCCGCGCTGGGAATGGTCGGTCGAGCAGTTCTATCATCACTGGTTCGCCAGTGATCGCGAAGTCCTGCGTCTGGCACAGGAACTGGGCGTGCGCCACAAAGTCACTTTTCCCTGGCCGAGCACCGCCGCCTACCATCAGGGACGCTTCTACGTCCTCGACGGCCCCCTGACGGCGGCTCTGCCGGGCCCACCCTGGCTGGACCGCCTGCCCGGCGCCGGGCTGCTGGCGCGCGGCCTGCATGCGCTCCGCTTCCCGGCGCTCTCCCTCAGCGACACCCTGCGCTTTGGACGGATGGGACTGTACCTGACGCGCACGAGCAACTGGAAGCCTTTGGAGGCCCATCGGGCGCATGAGTGGCTCTCCCGGCGCAGCGGCGCCCATGGCTACCAGGTCCTGTGGCAGCCGCTGCTCGAGGGCAAGTTCGGGCCGCACTATCGTGACGTCAACATGGCCTGGTTCTGGGCACGGGTGAAGGCTCGCACGCCTCGCCTCGGGACGTTCGAGGGCGGCTTCCAGGCGTTTCTCGATGTGCTGGCAGACAAAGTCCAGGCTGACGGCGTCCAACTGCGGCTGCGCGCCCCTGTCCTGCGCATCGACCCCGGACTACACGGCGGGATCACCCTTCAGCTCAGCGACGGTGCCGAGACCTTCGACCACTGCCTGGTCACCTCGTCACCCGGCCTGCTGGCTCGGCTGGCGCCTGCGCTGCCCGCCGAATACCTCCAGGGTCTGCTGGCGCTGCGCTCGATGGGGTCGATCTCGTTGGTGCTTGCGCTGCGACACCAGCTCTCGACCCAGGGCTTCTACTGGCACAACCTGCCCAAGGCGGCCGGCTTTCCTTTTCTGGCGCTGGTCGAACACACGAATTTCGTCTCCCCCTTGTTCTTCGGCGGAGACCATATCGTCTACTGTGGCGACTACCTGGATCCGGATCACGAGTACTTTTCGCTCAGCAAGGAGGACCTTCTGGAGCGGTTCCTGCCCTGCCTGCAGCGCTTCAATCCGGACTTTGAGCCGTCGTGGGTGCGGGACGCCTGGCTGTTTCGCACCCCCTATGCCCAACCCGTTCCCGGCGTGAATCACTCGCGCCTGATTCCGCCGCTGCACACCCCAATCCCCAGCCTGTGGTACGCAAGCATGAGCCAGGTCTATCCGTGGGACCGAGGGACCAACTTTGCCATCCAGATCGCCCGCCAGGCGGCGAGCAGGATCCTGGCCGCCGGTACCCTGGGCTGAGGCTTCCCCCAGGGGGCGGCGGTAGCAGAGCTGAGGCTGGCTTGATGCCTCCTGAGAAGACGCTGGGCATGCGCGCCCTCGAACGGGAGGGAATCCCCTACGCCCCGCTCTACTTTCCCGAAAGCATCCACGATGCGCTGGGGGTTGCTGAACACTGCGGCCTCCCGCCTGAGCAGGTGTACAAAACGCTGGTGGTCGAGGTCCCCAATTCGGCGAGACGGCAGCCTCCGTCGTTTGTCCTGGTGCTGGTGCCCGGCGGCCGGAGCCTCGA carries:
- a CDS encoding flippase-like domain-containing protein, encoding MRKWRMWLGFALSALLLYLALGGLQLDQVLMALRRAHYGWLVPGIAVYFVGLAVRAWRWHYLLRPIKDVPTVRLFPITAIGYMGNNIYPLRAGELLRVYLLRRMEAIPISVSLATILVERAFDGLVMLGFVFLNLSELEGLTASSGIVGSIRAIALLGAGVFLLATLALFLMAIFPAPTLRLITGLARVLPAGPAAKVSGFFERFLQGLAFMRSPIDVLMVLLTSVVIWLLETGKYWFVMHAFNFRLSFFALMLMNGVVNLATTIPSAPGYLGTFDAPGIAVLQAYGIPANIAAGYTLVLHAALWLPVTLLGLYFMARYSLSLRKVRAEMAQEPPT
- a CDS encoding NAD(P)/FAD-dependent oxidoreductase codes for the protein MKVAVIGAGAGGLSAAYDLVAAGAQVTVFEAADQVGGLAAGFRLPRWEWSVEQFYHHWFASDREVLRLAQELGVRHKVTFPWPSTAAYHQGRFYVLDGPLTAALPGPPWLDRLPGAGLLARGLHALRFPALSLSDTLRFGRMGLYLTRTSNWKPLEAHRAHEWLSRRSGAHGYQVLWQPLLEGKFGPHYRDVNMAWFWARVKARTPRLGTFEGGFQAFLDVLADKVQADGVQLRLRAPVLRIDPGLHGGITLQLSDGAETFDHCLVTSSPGLLARLAPALPAEYLQGLLALRSMGSISLVLALRHQLSTQGFYWHNLPKAAGFPFLALVEHTNFVSPLFFGGDHIVYCGDYLDPDHEYFSLSKEDLLERFLPCLQRFNPDFEPSWVRDAWLFRTPYAQPVPGVNHSRLIPPLHTPIPSLWYASMSQVYPWDRGTNFAIQIARQAASRILAAGTLG